In a single window of the Candidatus Neomarinimicrobiota bacterium genome:
- a CDS encoding cupin domain-containing protein, producing the protein MNEKISLDNGLPAGHVQNLINDIQVNPGAIVSKTLRKSQNMNLTLFAFDTGQALSGHSSPMDAYVQVLMGEMNITIDQTTQAVKTGQLILMPAGINHALEALEPTKMLLTMVGV; encoded by the coding sequence ATGAATGAAAAAATAAGTCTGGACAATGGTTTACCAGCTGGTCACGTTCAGAATTTAATAAATGATATCCAGGTAAATCCTGGCGCTATTGTCAGTAAAACGTTAAGAAAATCTCAGAATATGAATTTAACGCTCTTTGCTTTTGACACAGGTCAAGCACTGAGTGGTCATTCCAGCCCCATGGATGCCTATGTACAGGTTCTGATGGGTGAGATGAACATTACTATTGATCAGACTACTCAGGCGGTCAAAACCGGTCAGCTGATTCTCATGCCGGCTGGCATCAATCATGCTCTGGAAGCCCTTGAGCCTACCAAAATGCTGCTCACCATGGTGGGTGTTTAA
- a CDS encoding Rrf2 family transcriptional regulator has translation MTVLFSRKCEYALQGILYLAEKQDRGNISAEQIATDLDISRDFISKTLQSLVKDGIIQSHRGKSGGFSLARDPDSMSLLDIILIIDGNSVFESCVLGLPTCSPESPCPVHNKWGPIREASREMLANTTVAQFQPITGSVY, from the coding sequence ATGACAGTCCTATTTTCCAGAAAATGTGAATACGCCCTCCAGGGAATACTATACCTGGCTGAAAAACAAGATAGGGGCAATATTTCCGCTGAACAAATCGCCACCGATTTGGATATCTCCAGGGATTTTATTTCAAAAACATTACAAAGCCTGGTTAAGGATGGCATCATCCAATCGCATCGAGGTAAATCGGGTGGTTTTTCATTGGCCAGAGATCCCGATTCCATGTCCTTACTGGATATTATTTTAATCATTGATGGCAATTCAGTATTTGAAAGCTGTGTTCTGGGTTTACCAACATGCAGCCCTGAATCACCCTGCCCTGTCCATAATAAATGGGGTCCCATACGCGAGGCATCCAGAGAGATGTTGGCAAATACCACGGTTGCTCAATTTCAACCAATCACCGGGAGTGTTTACTAA
- a CDS encoding YecH family protein: MNTIHGHEVMHMMVNSGESYTRESLRSAIHQQFGEETRFFTCSAQGMTADELIHFLENKGKFHPVDGGFTTAPERICNH; this comes from the coding sequence ATGAATACAATACATGGTCACGAGGTTATGCATATGATGGTTAATTCTGGTGAATCCTACACCAGAGAATCACTGCGTTCAGCCATCCACCAACAATTTGGTGAAGAAACACGCTTCTTTACCTGTTCTGCACAGGGCATGACAGCTGATGAGCTGATCCATTTTCTTGAGAACAAGGGCAAGTTTCATCCCGTTGATGGTGGATTTACCACTGCCCCCGAGCGGATTTGTAATCATTAA
- a CDS encoding dipeptidase, with product MNNSITESDILAFHQRILTIDTHVDTPLRLKYEGIDLSQHHDPYEYNSKLDFPRMDEGGLDAVFFAIWTAQGVRTDSGHAAIKQQALDILDIVEAEIGRLPQYAEIVTQAEDASRLQAMGKHAIYLGLENGYPIGTDIHNLDLFYKRGIRYITLCHMTNNEICDSSNDTTEYGGLSPFGLEVIERMNQLGMMVDISHTSEATVEQAVAISQAPVIASHSCSKAMCDNPRNLSDSLLTLIAAKGGVIQMCLLSDYITPDPPQAARDSAKAALKLKWKNTDRQTDANREAYRLEWIELNRNFPRVLPSVADAVDHIDHMVELVGVDHVGIGSDFDGGAALSDCFDVSELPNITKELFKRGYSETDIQKIWSGNLLRVFSEVEQLARTH from the coding sequence GTGAATAACTCGATAACTGAATCCGATATTCTCGCCTTTCACCAGCGTATCCTCACAATAGATACTCATGTTGATACCCCCCTGCGCCTCAAGTATGAAGGGATTGATCTAAGTCAGCATCATGATCCCTACGAATACAACAGCAAGCTGGATTTTCCCCGCATGGATGAGGGTGGCCTTGATGCAGTCTTCTTTGCAATCTGGACAGCCCAGGGAGTACGTACAGACTCAGGTCATGCTGCAATAAAACAACAAGCACTGGATATTCTTGATATAGTGGAAGCAGAGATAGGCAGGCTTCCGCAATATGCAGAAATTGTGACCCAGGCTGAGGATGCAAGTCGACTTCAAGCTATGGGCAAACATGCGATTTATCTGGGGCTGGAAAATGGCTACCCCATTGGGACTGACATACACAACCTGGACTTGTTCTATAAACGGGGTATTCGCTATATCACTCTGTGCCACATGACCAATAACGAAATTTGTGATTCATCCAATGATACCACTGAGTACGGTGGTTTGAGTCCTTTTGGTTTGGAAGTAATTGAGCGAATGAATCAACTGGGCATGATGGTGGATATTTCTCATACCAGTGAGGCTACTGTTGAACAAGCTGTAGCCATATCACAAGCGCCTGTCATTGCTTCACATTCTTGTTCCAAAGCCATGTGCGATAATCCAAGAAACTTGAGTGACAGCCTGCTAACACTTATTGCTGCTAAAGGCGGCGTGATCCAGATGTGTTTGCTGAGTGATTATATCACTCCCGATCCCCCCCAGGCAGCGCGGGATTCAGCAAAGGCAGCTTTAAAGCTGAAATGGAAAAACACTGATCGCCAAACTGACGCCAATCGAGAGGCCTATCGCCTGGAATGGATTGAGCTAAATAGGAATTTTCCAAGAGTACTGCCCAGCGTAGCCGATGCCGTGGATCATATCGATCACATGGTAGAGCTGGTGGGTGTCGATCATGTTGGAATAGGAAGCGATTTTGATGGTGGCGCGGCCTTATCCGACTGTTTCGATGTAAGTGAACTACCCAATATTACCAAAGAACTGTTCAAACGCGGCTATAGTGAAACCGACATTCAAAAAATCTGGAGTGGTAATCTGCTTCGCGTTTTCTCAGAGGTGGAGCAACTCGCCAGAACCCATTAA